From the Maniola jurtina chromosome Z, ilManJurt1.1, whole genome shotgun sequence genome, one window contains:
- the LOC123880365 gene encoding protein ANTAGONIST OF LIKE HETEROCHROMATIN PROTEIN 1-like isoform X1, producing MVDWDLVLISIIADEEEGAQANNRDRRRFWVDNLWKERESKGEFNNLFNDLKYDVQKFYDYHRMDYEKFQALLNICRPYIEKQRTNFRNPIEADQRLSLCLRFLITGSSFKSLGYSYRMGFSTVRSIVHETCRVIWNALRPSVMPKPTREKWTRIAMEFDEKWNFPNCIGAIDGKHFRIKAPRNSGSLYINYKKFFSIVLLAVVDANYKFVIADVGSYGRNSDGGIMQNSIFGKKLTSNALDIPPKKRLPRTDLELPYVFVADEAFPLTTNIMRPFSGDRLTDEAMKIYNYRLSRARRIVENAFGILQERFELCQKGIQVQPKYVDNIILACTCLHNFIIGGTSTESQNIASVSINLENDNNMNNALDGMTVREMFKDYFRSDEGSIPWQNDIVNRH from the exons ATGGTAGATTGGGATTTGGTGTTGATATCGATTATTGCAGATGAAGAAGAAGGTGCACAGGCTAATAATAGGGATAGAAGAAGATTTTGGGTTGATAATTTATGGAAAGAAAGGGAATCAAAGGGtgaattcaataatttatttaatgatttaaaataCGACGTGCAAAAATTTTATGACTATCATAGAATGGATTATGAGAAATTTCAAGCACTGTTGAATATATGTCGACCATATATCGAAAAACAGAGGACCAATTTTCGCAACCCCATTGAAGCCGATCAGAGATTATCCTTGTGTTTGAG ATTTTTGATCACGGGAAGTAGCTTCAAGTCTCTAGGTTACAGCTATCGCATGGGGTTTAGTACAGTGCGCTCTATCGTACATGAAACTTGCCGAGTCATTTGGAATGCCCTAAGACCTAGTGTTATGCCAAAACCAACAAGGGAAAAATGGACGCGAATCGCGATGGAATTTGATGAAAAATGGAATTTCCCGAACTGCATCGGTGCAATAGATGGTAAACATTTCAGGATAAAAGCACCTCGCAATAGTGGAAGTCTCTACATAAACTATAAAAAGTTTTTCAGTATCGTACTACTAGCGGTTGTGGATGCAAATTATAAATTTGTGATTGCAGATGTAGGATCATATGGACGAAATAGTGATGGAGGTATAATGCAAAACTCaatatttggaaaaaaattgacTTCTAATGCCCTCGATATTCCCCCAAAAAAACGTTTACCGAGGACTGATCTTGAGTTGCCGTATGTTTTTGTAGCAGACGAGGCTTTTCCGTTAACCACAAACATTATGAGACCATTTAGTGGCGATCGATTGACAGATGAAGCAATGAAAATATACAATTATCGTTTGAGTAGAGCCAGGCGTATCGTCGAAAATGCATTTGGTATACTTCAAGAACGTTTCGAATTATGTCAAAAAGGAATTCAGGTTCAACCAAAATATGTTGATAATATCATTTTAGCATGTACTTGCTTACACAATTTCATCATAGGTGGTACAAGCACAGAAAGCCAAAATATAGCAAGTGTAAGCATTAATTTagaaaacgataataatatgaacaatGCATTAGATGGTATGACAGTACGGGAGATGTTTAAAGATTACTTTAGGTCTGATGAGGGCTCTATTCCATGGCAAAACGATATTGTAAATAGACATTAA
- the LOC123880365 gene encoding uncharacterized protein LOC123880365 isoform X2, whose protein sequence is MVDWDLVLISIIADEEEGAQANNRDRRRFWVDNLWKERESKGEFNNLFNDLKYDVQKFYDYHRMDYEKFQALLNICRPYIEKQRTNFRNPIEADQRLSLCLRFLITGSSFKSLGYSYRMGFSTVRSIVHETCRVIWNALRPSVMPKPTREKWTRIAMEFDEKWNFPNCIGAIDDVGSYGRNSDGGIMQNSIFGKKLTSNALDIPPKKRLPRTDLELPYVFVADEAFPLTTNIMRPFSGDRLTDEAMKIYNYRLSRARRIVENAFGILQERFELCQKGIQVQPKYVDNIILACTCLHNFIIGGTSTESQNIASVSINLENDNNMNNALDGMTVREMFKDYFRSDEGSIPWQNDIVNRH, encoded by the exons ATGGTAGATTGGGATTTGGTGTTGATATCGATTATTGCAGATGAAGAAGAAGGTGCACAGGCTAATAATAGGGATAGAAGAAGATTTTGGGTTGATAATTTATGGAAAGAAAGGGAATCAAAGGGtgaattcaataatttatttaatgatttaaaataCGACGTGCAAAAATTTTATGACTATCATAGAATGGATTATGAGAAATTTCAAGCACTGTTGAATATATGTCGACCATATATCGAAAAACAGAGGACCAATTTTCGCAACCCCATTGAAGCCGATCAGAGATTATCCTTGTGTTTGAG ATTTTTGATCACGGGAAGTAGCTTCAAGTCTCTAGGTTACAGCTATCGCATGGGGTTTAGTACAGTGCGCTCTATCGTACATGAAACTTGCCGAGTCATTTGGAATGCCCTAAGACCTAGTGTTATGCCAAAACCAACAAGGGAAAAATGGACGCGAATCGCGATGGAATTTGATGAAAAATGGAATTTCCCGAACTGCATCGGTGCAATAGATG ATGTAGGATCATATGGACGAAATAGTGATGGAGGTATAATGCAAAACTCaatatttggaaaaaaattgacTTCTAATGCCCTCGATATTCCCCCAAAAAAACGTTTACCGAGGACTGATCTTGAGTTGCCGTATGTTTTTGTAGCAGACGAGGCTTTTCCGTTAACCACAAACATTATGAGACCATTTAGTGGCGATCGATTGACAGATGAAGCAATGAAAATATACAATTATCGTTTGAGTAGAGCCAGGCGTATCGTCGAAAATGCATTTGGTATACTTCAAGAACGTTTCGAATTATGTCAAAAAGGAATTCAGGTTCAACCAAAATATGTTGATAATATCATTTTAGCATGTACTTGCTTACACAATTTCATCATAGGTGGTACAAGCACAGAAAGCCAAAATATAGCAAGTGTAAGCATTAATTTagaaaacgataataatatgaacaatGCATTAGATGGTATGACAGTACGGGAGATGTTTAAAGATTACTTTAGGTCTGATGAGGGCTCTATTCCATGGCAAAACGATATTGTAAATAGACATTAA